The following coding sequences are from one Venturia canescens isolate UGA chromosome 5, ASM1945775v1, whole genome shotgun sequence window:
- the ck gene encoding myosin-VIIa isoform X1, with product MVIVTRGDYIWIEPISGREFDVAIGARVISAEGRRIQVKDDDNKEQWLTPERRIKAMHATSVQGVEDMISLGDLHEAGILRNLLIRYNENLIYTYTGSILVAVNPYQILPIYTAEQIKLYKDRKIGELPPHIFAIGDNSYAHMNRYGQDQCIVISGESGAGKTESTKLILQYLAAISGKHSWIEQQILEANPILEAFGNAKTVRNDNSSRFGKYIDIHFNDQGVIEGAKIEQYLLEKSRIVSQNLDERNYHVFYCMLAGLSSEEKKKLELEDASSYKYLTGGGSITCEGRDDAAEFADIRSAMKVLLFTDPEIWEILRLLAALLHMGNIKYRATVVDNLDATEIPEQTNVKRVAQLLGVPVQSLIDALTRRTIFAHGETVVSTLSRDQSVDIRDAFVKGIYGRLFVHIVKKINEAIFRPKHVSRSAIGVLDIFGFENFNHNSFEQFCINYANENLQQFFVRHIFKLEQEEYNHEGINWQHIEFVDNQDALDLIAIKQLNIMALIDEESKFPKGTDQTMLAKIHKTHGTHRNYLKPKSDINTSFGLNHFAGVVFYDTRTFLEKNRDTFSADLLQLIHISSNKFLQTCFAEDIGMGSETRKRAPTLSTQFKKSLDCLMRTLSTCQPFFIRCIKPNEYKKPMMFDRGLCCRQLRYSGMMETIRIRRAGYPIRHSFPEFVERYRFLISGIPPSHKTDCRAATARICHVVLGRSDYQLGHTKVFLKDAHDLFLEQERDRVLTRKILILQRNIRGWVYRRRFLRMRAAAIIMQKNWRGYAQRKRYKSMRIGYMRLQALIRSRVLSHRFRHLRGHIVALQARARGHLVRRMYRKKMWAIVKIQAHVRRLIAQRRYKKIQYEYRLHVEALRLRKKEERELKDQGNKRAKEIAEQNYRERMQELERKEMEMEIEDRRRMEIKKNLINDAAKKQDEPVDDSKLVEAMFDFLPDSSSEAPTPARETSVFNDLPAPKTDQQEIISPMQTASEDEEDLSEFKFQKFAATYFQGNITHQYSRKPLKHPLLPLHTQGDQLAAQALWITILRFTGDLPEPRYHTMDRDTTSVMSKVTATLGRNFIRSKEFQEAQLMGMDPVRTIEDTFLKQPKPARSIRHKLVSLTLKRKNKLGEDVRRKLQEDEYTADSYQSWLEARPTSNLEKLHFIIGHGILRAELRDEIYCQICKQLTNNPSKSSHARGWILLSLCVGCFAPSEKFVNYLRAFIREGPPGYAPYCEDRLKRTFNNGTRNQPPSWLELQATKSKKPIMLPITFMDGNTKTLLADSATTARELCNQLSDKISLRDQFGFSLYIALFDKVSSLGSGGDHVMDAISQCEQYAKEQGAQERNAPWRLFFRKEIFAPWHEPTEDQVATNLIYQQVVRGVKFGEYRCDKEEDLAMIAAQQYYIEYHTDMNVDRLFALLPNYIPDYCFSGIDKAIDRWGHLVLQAYKKSYYLKEKVPALRVKEDIVGYAKFKWPLLFSRFYEAYRNSGPNLPKNDVIIAVNWTGVYVVDDQEQVLLELSFPEITTVSSQKTNKMFTQTFSLSTVRGEEFTFQSPNAEDIRDLVVYFLEGLKKRSKFVIALQDYKAPGEGSSFLNFQKGDLIVLEDESTGETVLNSGWCVGTCERTNDKGDFPAETVYVLPSLSKPPNDILALFSIEGTENGRRLYPQQMNGVEPRDKPHTLLEYAIDHFRTPPKRTMSKALTLTTARRGHSDELWRHSRDPIKQPLLKKLVSKEELAEEACFAFNAILKYMGDLPTKRPRTGNEYTDLIFDGPLKNEILRDEIYCQIMKQLTDNRNRLSEERGWELMWLATGLFTCSQSLLKELTLFLRTRRHPISQDSLQRLQKTLRNGQRKYPPHQVEVEAIQHKTTQIFHKVYFPDDTDEAFEVDSSTRAKDFCQNIAQRLNLRSAEGFSLFVKIADKVISVPEGDFFFDFVRHLTDWIRKARPSRDGVPPQFTYQVFFMKKLWTNTVPGKDRNADLIFHFHQELPKLLRGYHKCTKEEASRLAALVYRVRFGESKQELQAIPQMLRELIPSDLMKIQSANDWKRSIIAAYNQDAGMSPEDAKITFLKIVYRWPTFGSAFFEIKQSTEPNYPELLLIAINKHGVSLIHPQSKDILVTHPFTRISNWSSGNTYFHMMIGNLVRGSKLLCETSLGYKMDDLLTSYISLMLTNLNKQRTIRIK from the exons ggCGATTACATATGGATCGAACCTATATCGGGGAGGGAATTCGACGTCGCTATCGGAGCACGGGTGATTTCGGCGGAGGGCAGAAGAATTCAAGTTAAGGACGACGATAACAAG GAACAATGGCTGACTCCCGAGAGAAGGATAAAAGCTATGCACGCGACCTCCGTCCAGGGCGTCGAAGACATGATAAGCCTCGGCGACCTCCACGAGGCTGGCATCCTACGGAATTTGCTAATAAGATACAACGAGAATCTCATCTAC ACGTACACCGGCTCCATCCTCGTCGCCGTAAATCCTTATCAAATCTTACCGATCTACACGGCCGAGCAAATAAAACTTTACAAGGATCGGAAAATCGGCGAATTGCCACCCCACATTTTCGCCATTGGTGACAACAGCTATGCTCACATGAATCGATACGGTCAGGATCAGTGTATTGTTATAAG tggtGAAAGTGGAGCTGGTAAAACCGAAAGCACGAAATTAATACTTCAGTATCTCGCTGCCATCAGTGGTAAACACTCGTGGATAGAACAGCAAATTCTTGAAGCAAATCCAATTCTAGAag CATTCGGAAACGCAAAGACTGTGAGGAATGACAATTCTTCGAGATTTGGTAAATACATCGATATCCATTTCAACGATCAAGGAGTCATCGAGGGTGCGAAAATAGAACAATATCTTTTGGAGAAATCTCGTATAGTTTCGCAGAATTTGGACGAGAGAAATTATCACGTTTTCTATTGTATGCTCGCTGGCTTATCGagcgaggaaaagaaaaaattggaattggaGGACGCCTCGTCGTACAAATATCTTACTGGG GGTGGCAGTATAACGTGCGAGGGTCGTGACGATGCTGCAGAATTCGCGGACATTCGGTCAGCGATGAAAGTTTTGTTGTTTACGGATCCAGAAATTTGGGAAATCCTCAGGTTACTAGCGGCTCTTTTGCACATGGGAAATATCAAGTACAGAGCTACTGTAGTCGACAATTTAGACGCGACTGAAATTCCGGAGCAAACGAACGTCAAAAGAGTCGCACAATTATTGGGAGTCCCGGTGCAATCGCTCATCGATGCTTTGACGAGAAGAACTATTTTCGCGCATGGAGAAACAGTCGTTTCAACCCTTTCCCGCGATCAATCGGTCGACATAAGAGACGCCTTCGTCAAGGGAATTTACGGGCGATTGTTCGTTCACatagtcaaaaaaataaacgaagcgATTTTTCGACCGAAACACGTGTCTCGAAGCGCCATCGGTGTTCTCGACATTTttggctttgaaaatttcaatcacaATAGTTTCGAACAATTTTGCATCAATTACGCCAATGAAAATCTTCAACAGTTTTTCGTACGACATATTTTCAAACTCGAACAGGAGGAATATAATCACGAGGGTATAAATTGGCAACACATCGAGTTTGTCGATAATCAGGATGCTCTCGATCTCATCGCCATAAAGCAACTTAACATTATGGCTCTCATCGACGAAGAATCCAAATTTCCAAAG GGTACTGACCAAACCATGCTTGCCAAGATTCACAAGACTCACGGAACCCACAGGAATTATTTGAAGCCGAAATCCGATATAAATACATCGTTCGGCCTGAATCATTTTGCGGGGGTTGTGTTTTACGATACGAGGACTTTCCTGGAAAAGAATCGAGATACGTTCAGTGCTGATCTTCTACAACTGATTCACATATCGTCCAACAAATTTCTTCAGACATGTTTCGCCGAGGATATTGGTATGGGATCGGAAACCCGGAAAAGAGCTCCGACCCTATCgacgcaatttaaaaaatcgttagaTTGCTTGATGAGGACACTCAGCACTTGTCAACCTTTTTTCATCAGGTGTATTAAGCCCAACGAGTACAAAAAACCGATG ATGTTCGATCGAGGTCTTTGTTGCCGCCAATTAAGATATTCGGGAATGATGGAGACCATTAGGATTCGTAGAGCAGGATACCCGATTCGACATTCCTTTCCCGAATTCGTTGAAAGATACCGTTTCCTCATCTCGGGAATACCGCCATCACACAAG actGATTGCAGAGCTGCTACAGCAAGAATTTGTCACGTCGTACTTGGCAGATCAGATTATCAGTTGGgtcacacaaaagtttttcTCAAGGACGCACACGATCTGTTTCTGGAGCAAGAACGCGACAGAGTTTTGACTCGGAAAATTCTCATACTTCAACGTAACATACGCGGTTGGGTTTATCGTCGACGATTTTTGAGAATGCGAGCGGCGGCCATAATAATGCAGAAAAATTGGCGTGGTTACGCTCAACGAAAGCGGTACAAGAGCATGAGAATCGGTTACATGAGGCTTCAGGCTCTTATACGATCGAGAGTTTTGTCACATCGATTCAGACATTTGCGAGGTCACATCGTTGCCCTGCAAGCTCGAGCACGCGGCCATCTCGTTCGACGAATgtatcgaaagaaaatgtgGGCCATTGTCAAAATTCAAGCTCACGTTAGACGTTTGATTGCTCAGAGGcgttacaaaaaaatacaatacgAGTACAGGCTCCATGTCGAGGCGTTACGCTtgcgaaaaaaagaagaacgcGAACTCAAAGATCAAGGCAACAAGCGTGCAAAGGAAATTGCTGAACAAAACTACAGA GAACGGATGCAAGAATTGGAAAGGAAAGAAATGGAAATGGAAATCGAGGATAGACGCAGAATGGAAATAAAGAAGAATCTGATAAACGATGCCGCTAAAAAGCAAGACGAGCCGGTCGATGACAGCAAACTCGTTGAAGCGATGTTCGACTTTCTCCCAGACTCTAGCAGCGAAGCTCCAACTCCCGCGAGAGAAACATCCGTTTTCAAC GATTTACCAGCACCGAAAACAGATCAACAAGAAATCATAAGTCCTATGCAGACAGCATCGGAAGACGAGGAAGATCTGTCGGaattcaagtttcaaaaattcgcTGCTACTTATTTCCAGGGCAATATTACACATCAGTATTCAAGGAAGCCCTTGAAACATCCTCTTTTGCCTCTTCACACTCAAGGCGATCAATTG GCGGCTCAAGCGCTCTGGATAACGATACTTCGATTCACCGGTGATTTGCCGGAGCCGCGTTATCACACGATGGACAGAGACACGACATCGGTAATGTCGAAAGTGACAGCGACTCTGGGTCGGAATTTCATTCGTAGCAAAGAGTTTCAAGAGGCCCAATTGATGGGAATGGATCCCGTACGTACGATAGAA GATACATTTTTGAAGCAGCCTAAGCCGGCACGTTCGATAAGACACAAATTAGTCTCGCTAACTCTGAAGCGAAAGAACAAATTGGGCGAAGATGTCAGAAGAAAGCTCCAGGAGGACGAATATACGGCGGACAGTTATCAATCGTGGCTGGAAGCGCGACCAACGTCGAATCTGGAAAAATTGCACTTTATAATCGGTCATGGAATATTGCGAGCTGAATTGCGCGACGAAatatattgtcaaatttgcAAACAGTTGACGAACAATCCATCGAAATCGTCGCACGCACGTGGCTGGATTTTGTTATCACTGTGCGTCGGCTGTTTCGCTCCATCGGAGAAATTCGTCAATTACCTTCGTGCTTTTATCCGCGAAGGACCGCCAGGATACGCGCCATACTGCGAGGATCGTCTGAAGCGAACGTTCAACAACGGCACGAGAAATCAACCACCCAGTTGGTTGGAGCTCCAAGCAACAAAATCAAAAAAGCCGATAATGCTTCCGATTACATTTATGGACGGCAATACGAAAACTTTGCTAGCTGATTCAGCAACGACGGCCCGGGAATTGTGCAATCAATTGTCCGACAAAATATCGCTCCGCGATCAATTCGGTTTTTCCCTCTACATCGCTCTCTTCGACAAAGTTTCATCTCTCGGAAGTGGCGGAGATCACGTTATGGACGCAATTTCGCAATGCGAACAGTACGCGAAAGAACAAGGTGCTCAGGAACGAAACGCCCCTTGGCGTTTGTTCTTCAGAAAAGAAATATTCGCGCCATGGCACGAACCCACCGAAGATCAAGTTGCGACTAATCTGATCTATCAACAAGTCGTACGGGGAGTCAAATTCGGTGAATATCGGTGCGACAAGGAAGAAGATTTGGCGATGATCGCCGCTCAGCAATATTACATCGAGTATCATACCGACATGAACGTCGACAGACTTTTCGCTCTTTTGCCAAATTATATACCGGATTATTGTTTCTCCGGTATCGACAAAGCTATAGATCGTTGGGGACATCTTGTTCTTCAGGCTTACAAAAAGAGTTATTATCTCAAGGAAAAAGTACCAGCCCTACGCGTCAAAGAAGATATCGTAGGATACGCCAAGTTTAAATGGCCTCTTCTGTTTTCACGTTTTTACGAGGCCTATCGTAATTCCGGGCCGAATTTACCCAAAAACGATGTTATCATAGCCGTCAATTGGACCGGGGTTTACGTCGTTGACGATCAGGAACAAGTACTACTGGAACTATCTTTCCCCGAGATAACCACCGTGTCTAgtcaaaaaacaaacaaaatgttTACGCAAACGTTCAGTTTGTCGACGGTGCGTGGAGAAGAGTTTACGTTTCAGAGCCCGAACGCCGAGGACATCAGAGATTTGGTGGTTTATTTTTTGGAGGGTTTGAAGAAGAGAAGTAAATTCGTAATTGCCTTGCAAGATTACAAGGCCCCGGGCGAAGGCTCGTCTTTTTTAAACTTTCAAAAGGGAGATCTGATCGTACTGGAGGACGAGAGTACTGGCGAGACTGTATTAAATTCGGGCTGGTGTGTTGGAACTTGCGAGAGAACTAACGACAAGGGAGATTTTCCGGCTGAGACTGTTTACGTTTTGCCCTCTCTGTCGAAACCGCCAAACGATATTTTGGCACTATTTAGCATCGAGGGAACGGAAAATGGTCGCAGATTGTATCCCCAGCAAATGAACGGTGTCGAGCCTCGTGACAAACCTCATACTCTTCTCGAATATGCCATCGATCATTTCCGCACACCGCCCAAAAGAACAATGTCGAAGGCCCTGACCCTGACGACCGCTCGCAGGGGTCACAGCGACGAATTATGGCGTCATTCTCGTGATCCCATAAAGCAACCTTTGCTGAAAAAGCTCGTCTCTAAAGAAGAACTCGCCGAGGAAGCTTGTTTCGCCTTCAACGCAATCCTTAAGTACATGGGCGACTTACCGACGAAACGACCACGTACAGGCAATGAATACACGGATCTCATATTCGACGGACCGCTCAAAAACGAAATCTTACGGGATGAAATTTACTGTCAGATAATGAAACAACTCACTGATAATCGTAATCGACTCAGTGAAGAACGCGGCTGGGAACTCATGTGGCTCGCGACTGGTCTGTTCACCTGCAGCCAAAGTCTGCTCAAG GAGTTGACGCTTTTTCTCCGCACACGCCGACATCCGATTTCCCAAGACTCGCTTCAGAGGCTACAAAAAACGTTACGCAACGGTCAACGAAAGTATCCACCTCATCAAGTCGAGGTTGAAGCTATACAGCACAAAactacacaaatatttcacaaaGTCTATTTCCCTGATGACACTGACGAG GCCTTCGAAGTCGATTCATCCACGAGAGCGAAGGATTTCTGTCAAAATATCGCTCAAAGATTGAACTTACGTTCGGCCGAAGGATTCAGTTTGTTCGTCAAAATTGCTGATAAAGTTATATCCGTTCCTGAGggagatttctttttcgatttcgtcagGCATTTGACTGATTGGATACGAAAAGCTCGACCATCCAGAGATG GTGTACCTCCGCAGTTCACTTACCAGGTTTTCTTCATGAAGAAATTGTGGACGAATACCGTACCAGGAAAAGATAGAAACGCCGATCTTATATTCCATTTCCACCAGGAACTACCGAAACTTTTAAGAG GGTATCACAAATGCACGAAAGAAGAAGCATCGAGACTAGCCGCCCTTGTTTACCGAGTTCGTTTTGGTGAAAGCAAACAAGAACTCCAAGCAATTCC GCAAATGCTCCGAGAACTCATACCCAGTGATTTAATGAAGATACAAAGTGCTAATGACTGGAAGAGATCCATTATCGCTGCCTATAATCAAGACGCTG GAATGAGTCCCGAAGACGCTAAGATAACTTTCCTCAAAATCGTCTATCGCTGGCCAACTTTCGGTTCAGCTTTCTTTGAGATAAAACAATCGACTGAACCGAATTATCCCGAATTGTTACTCATTGCCATTAACAAACACGGTGTGAGCCTCATACATCCCCAAAGCAAG GATATATTGGTGACACATCCCTTCACTCGAATCTCAAATTGGTCATCGGGCAACACGTATTTTCATATGATGATAGGAAATCTGGTGCGTGGCTCGAAGCTCCTGTGCGAAACTTCTCTTGGTTATAAAATGGACGATCTACTGACGTCATACATATCGTTGATGCTAACGAATCTAAATAAACAACGTACGATAAggataaaataa